A region of the Candidatus Uhrbacteria bacterium genome:
TTTGAATGAACCGCCGTTTACGTTTCCGTATTTCCCTTGTTTTGTCAATCGTTCGCTTGAGTTTGGCTATTCCTCCGCCTTTCGTTACCATACCCGCATATGAAAGACTTGGTGTTTTCCGGAGTTCAGCCGACGAGCCAGCTGCATCTCGGCAACTACATTGGCGCGCTGAAGCAGTGGGCTCCGATACAGCATGATCATAAGTGCCTGTTCTGTATTGTCGACCTGCATGCAATTACGGTTCCGCAGGAGCCAAAGGAATTGCGCCAGAATATTCTTGATGTAGCCGCCGCATATCTTGCGAGCGGCATCGATCCAAAACGCTCAACGATTTTTGTACAGAGCGAAGTTCCGGAACATGCGGAGCTTGGTTGGATTTTGGGTACACTTACCAAGATGGGAGAACTGGAACGCATGACGCAGTTCAAAGATAAATCAGCGAAGGGCGGTGCGGAACGAGCGGGAGCAGGATTGTTTACGTATCCGGCACTCATGGCGGCTGATATTCTTTTGTACGATACGAGCGCGGTTCCGGTTGGCGAGGATCAGATGCAGCATTTGGAGCTGGCTCGCGTGCTTGCTCGCCGCTTTAATGAGCGTTTTGGTGACACATTCCAGATTCCTCAGGCTTGGATTCAAAAGCATGGCGCTCGCATCATGAGTTTGCAGGATGCGACCAAGAAGATGAGCAAGAGCGA
Encoded here:
- the trpS gene encoding tryptophan--tRNA ligase — protein: MKDLVFSGVQPTSQLHLGNYIGALKQWAPIQHDHKCLFCIVDLHAITVPQEPKELRQNILDVAAAYLASGIDPKRSTIFVQSEVPEHAELGWILGTLTKMGELERMTQFKDKSAKGGAERAGAGLFTYPALMAADILLYDTSAVPVGEDQMQHLELARVLARRFNERFGDTFQIPQAWIQKHGARIMSLQDATKKMSKSDPSDTSKILLSDSADIIRKKIMRAVTDTAGGITYDIDKKPAVSNLMTIYHHVTGATMKQIESEFEGKGYGDFKKALAEAVVAHLEPVTKRMQEFQSDPHELMRILDAGRETAQGLAAEKIKLVRNRVGLGR